A region from the Lolium perenne isolate Kyuss_39 chromosome 4, Kyuss_2.0, whole genome shotgun sequence genome encodes:
- the LOC127295735 gene encoding uncharacterized protein, producing MDPPDDGSHGSSERHEIVVDAPEPTRLMDFIPIYIPTVEKGALSRSLRKRRFLDFLRARPSKDWFLRSTFVGRLRRRSQITSREEEEDHDDSDENYGECRLRRRGRFRVPFVRKIKWGKLWSSAARWCKRPANFAMIIWLAFVAAGLLLLFLLMTGMLDGAIPQDARRKDWTEVINQILNALFTIMCLYQHPTIFHHLVLLLRWRPDGDRDEVRKVYCKDGAPAEPHDRAHMLVVVALLHITCLAQYFCCALFWSYSRTDRPDWPLNIGYGVGTTFPVIAVIYMAYSPLGRKQHDTESSSAEEAHGHNGDVEIRVYNRSVVVGSPEWSGGVFDCCDDATVCTLSATCTFCVFGWNMERLGFGNMCVHTFTFILLCIAPFLVFSATALNIHDHDIRLIVVVVGVLLGFFGFLYGGYWRMQMRKRYKLPASGGRPGWAAVGDCAKWLFCWSCALAQEVRTANFYDVEDDRFVAHGARNEDGRAVLMPLPREASATYFRSISCPPKIDAMVALSDGGLSSPVVQMGDIAMERSATYNGYGANLDRQHAMRPPLPTLIQMDREECSSN from the coding sequence ATGGATCCGCCGGACGACGGGAGTCACGGCAGCAGCGAGAGGCACGAGATCGTCGTCGACGCGCCGGAGCCGACGCGGCTGATGGACTTCATCCCCATCTACATTCCGACGGTGGAGAAGGGCGCGCTGAGCAGGAGCCTGCGCAAGAGGCGGTTCCTGGACTTCCTCCGCGCACGCCCGTCCAAGGACTGGTTCCTGCGGTCAACCTTCGTCGGCCGCCTCCGCCGCAGGAGCCAGATCACGtccagggaagaagaagaagaccatgaCGACTCCGACGAGAACTATGGCGAGTGCCGGCTGCGGAGGCGGGGCCGGTTCCGCGTGCCGTTCGTGCGGAAGATCAAGTGGGGCAAGCTGTGGTCCTCCGCGGCGAGGTGGTGCAAGCGGCCAGCCAACTTCGCGATGATCATCTGGCTGGCCTTCGTGGCCGCGGGGCTGCTGCTGCTGTTCCTGCTCATGACGGGGATGCTCGACGGCGCCATCCCGCAGGACGCCAGGCGCAAGGACTGGACGGAGGTGATCAACCAGATCCTCAACGCGCTCTTCACCATCATGTGCCTCTACCAGCACCCCACCATCTTCCACCACCTCGTGCTGCTCCTCCGGTGGCGCCCCGACGGCGACCGCGACGAGGTACGGAAGGTGTACTGCAAGGATGGGGCGCCGGCCGAGCCGCACGACCGCGCGCACATGCTGGTCGTGGTGGCCCTGCTGCACATCACCTGCCTGGCCCAGTACTTCTGCTGCGCCCTGTTCTGGAGCTACTCGCGCACCGACCGGCCGGACTGGCCGCTCAACATCGGCTACGGCGTCGGCACCACCTTCCCCGTCATTGCCGTCATCTACATGGCGTACAGCCCGCTGGGTCGGAAGCAGCATGACACGGAGTCGTCCTCGGCCGAAGAGGCGCACGGTCACAACGGGGACGTGGAGATCAGGGTATACAACCGGTCCGTGGTGGTGGGCAGCCCGGAGTGGAGCGGCGGGGTGTTCGACTGCTGCGACGACGCGACGGTATGCACGCTTTCGGCGACGTGCACGTTCTGCGTCTTCGGCTGGAACATGGAGCGCCTCGGGTTCGGCAACATGTGCGTGCACACCTTCACCTTCATCCTGCTCTGCATCGCGCCCTTCCTCGTCTTCAGCGCCACGGCGCTCAACATACACGACCACGACATCCGCCTCATCGTCGTGGTCGTGGGCGtgctcctgggcttcttcgggttCCTCTACGGCGGCTACTGGCGGATGCAGATGAGGAAGCGGTACAAGCTGCCGGCGAGCGGCGGCAGGCCGGGGTGGGCCGCGGTGGGCGACTGCGCCAAGTGGCTCTTCTGCTGGAGCTGCGCGCTGGCGCAGGAAGTGCGCACGGCTAACTTCTATGACGTCGAGGACGACCGGTTCGTCGCCCACGGTGCGCGCAACGAGGATGGTCGCGCCGTGCTGATGCCACTGCCACGGGAGGCATCGGCGACGTACTTCCGGAGCATCTCGTGCCCACCCAAGATTGACGCGATGGTGGCATTGAGTGACGGCGGCCTGAGCTCGCCCGTTGTGCAGATGGGCGACATTGCCATGGAGAGATCGGCCACATACAACGGCTACGGCGCCAATCTTGATCGCCAACATGCCATGAGGCCGCCTCTGCCTACGCTGATACAAATGGACAGGGAAGAGTGTAGCTCCAACTAG